The following coding sequences are from one Purpureocillium takamizusanense chromosome 14, complete sequence window:
- the RBT7 gene encoding Ribonuclease T2 precursor (RNase T2) (EggNog:ENOG503NV66~SECRETED:SignalP(1-21~SECRETED:cutsite=TLA-DS~SECRETED:prob=0.7352)~COG:A): MASILRTLVPLVALLPTSTLADSKSCPGNLPLSCHNNTVVEDTCCFIPAGQLLQTQFWDTQPATGPADSWTIHGLWPDNCDGSYPKQCDSSRAYTNISDILTANGAGATLEYMQKFWKDYKGDDESFWQHEWGKHGTCISTLAPSCYQGYKPTEEAAAYFSRTVELFKALPTYQWLAEAGITPSASKTYALDDIQGALRAKHGAPVTLGCKGKVLNEVWYHYNVQGSLQGGKFVAAEPDGAKGKCPSKVQYKVKSGGGNGTSHRGHSFAA; this comes from the exons ATGGCCTCGATTCTTCGCACGCTTGTCCCcctggtggcgctgctgcccaccaGCACCCTCGCCGACTCCAAGAGCTGCCCGGGCAACCTCCCGCTGTCGTGCCACAACAATACGGTCGTCGAAGACACATGCTGCTTCATTCCAGCGGGTCAGCTGCTGCAGACGCAGTTTTGGGATACGCAACCCGCGACCGGGCCGGCTG ACTCATGGACCATCCACGGCCTCTGGCCCGACAACTGCGACGGCTCGTACCCCAAGCAGTGCGACAGCTCGCGCGCCTACACCAACATCAGCGACATCCTGACGGCcaacggcgcgggcgcgaccCTGGAGTACATGCAAAAGTTCTGGAAGGACtacaagggcgacgacgagtcctTTTGGCAGCACGAATGGGGCAAGCACGGGACGTGCATCAGCacgctggcgccgtcgtgctACCAAGGGTACAAGCcgaccgaggaggcggcggcctaCTTCTCGCGCACCGTCGAGCTCTTCAAGGCGCTGCCGACGTACCAGTGGCTCGCCGAAGCGGGCATcacgccgtcggccagcaAGACGtacgcgctcgacgacatccagGGGGCGCTGCGGGCCAAGCATGGCGCGCCGGTGACGCTGGGCTGCAAGGGCAAGGTGCTCAACGAGGTGTGGTATCACTACAACGTCCAGGGCTCGCTGCAGGGCGGCAAGTTTGTCGCCGCggagcccgacggcgccaagggcaagtGCCCGAGCAAGGTGCAGTACAAGGTCAagagcggtggcggcaacggGACGTCGCATCGCGGTCACAGCTTCGCGGCTTAA
- a CDS encoding uncharacterized protein (COG:I~MEROPS:MER0208659~TransMembrane:1 (i173-196o)~EggNog:ENOG503NUG6) — translation MPVRRKMGATSRGDQLVSASSTQLAHNAVEFTHQAEKLSLRQPTAGAPSVAIKADFVTPQDPVIVESDGSRLPGVPLQEAHRLNVLREELEGPPKTVEIKQGEETKERISNTDANGDGEHKVVRVPNGQDDQSLQPSAGGTLKRSMPPSHTHPLFPPLPLYGPPSLLRKVQGLFFRVSSFFLSLAFLCVIVLGAVVTSVPHATNKVFYRLTLRKLDEKRPFYEEEERRAGLRKQKQDAWMRRPSVDGTQGDQEGTADEYPPSEGGKDPIVCDVGYYARRVGLDVEEFNVQTEDGFIIDLWHVFDPKEYTKMDARSRDHMGPTVFHGSTKKLTNPEKKRRFPVLLMHGLLQSSGAYCCNDDESLAFWLCKSGFDVWLGNNRCGFKPRHAVLEYSDPRMWCWNIRQMGVFDLPALASRVLCETGFEKLGLICHSQGTTETFVALAKEQRPDLGEKLTVFCALAPAAYAGPLIGKVYFKFMRLISPGMFRMVFGIHSFMPIMMQMHGLLPPRFFGWMGYKVFSYLFDWTDTRWDRGLRDRMFQFAPVYVSAESMRWWLGRECFAKHKCILATQETTREEEQEEDATDACEDGGQDDRAAPAAATTESPESQQTADSQPVGGNGDTAWYNEQVPPFALWVCGNDRLVDGRRLLRRFRNARREPHVRLVHSKVVDEYEHLDVLWAMDAPDRVFTEIRRVLWETCHARDVCRVPVGCEAVAAWRRRPESSSGTEGGPTATRSKEGA, via the coding sequence ATGCCCGTCAGAAGAAAAATGGGCGCGACGTCAAGAGGCGACCAGCTAGTATCTGCTTCAAGCACGCAACTCGCCCACAATGCCGTCGAGTTCACGCATCAAGCCGAGAAGCTGTCCCTGCGACAGCCGACCGCCGGGGCTCCCTCCGTcgccatcaaggccgacTTCGTCACGCCTCAGGACCCCGTCATAGTCGAATCCGACGGAAGCCGATTGCCCGGCGTTCCTCTTCAAGAAGCGCACAGGCTCAATGTCCtccgcgaggagctcgagggcccgCCCAAGACCGTCGAGATCAAGCAAGGCGAAGAGACCAAGGAGAGGATATCCAACACCGATGCCAATGGAGACGGGGAGCACAAGGTTGTCCGCGTGCCCAATGGCCAAGATGACCAGTCGCTACAGCCCTCGGCTGGTGGCACGTTGAAGCGCtccatgccgccgtcgcacaCGCACCCATTGTTtcctccgctgccgctaTACGGGCCCCCTTCTCTGCTGCGCAAAGTCCAGGGCCTCTTCTTCCGAGTATCGTCCTTCTTCCTCAGCCTGGCATTCCTGTGCGTCATAGTTCTTGGAGCAGTGGTCACGAGCGTACCCCATGCCACCAACAAGGTGTTTTACAGATTGACGCTACGCAAATTGGACGAGAAAAGGCCTTTTtacgaggaggaggaacggCGGGCCGGTTTGAGGAAGCAGAAACAAGACGCATGGATGCGGAGGCCTTCTGTCGACGGCACGCAAGGCGATCAGGAGGGCACAGCCGACGAGTATCCCccgagcgagggcggcaaagATCCCATCGTCTGCGACGTTGGATACTACGCGAGGAGGGTCGGGTTGGATGTCGAGGAATTCAATGTACAGACGGAAGACGGCTTCATCATCGACCTCTGGCACGTGTTCGACCCCAAAGAGTACACCAAGATGGACGCGAGGAGCAGGGATCACATGGGCCCAACCGTCTTCCACGGCTCGACCAAGAAGCTCACGAACCCAGAAAAGAAGCGCAGGTTTCCCGTGCTCCTGATGCACGGGCTCCTGCAGAGCTCAGGGGCGTACTGctgcaacgacgacgagtcgctgGCCTTTTGGCTGTGCAAGTCGGGCTTCGACGTATGGCTGGGCAACAACCGCTGCGGATTCAAGCCGCgccacgccgtcctcgagtACAGCGACCCGCGCATGTGGTGCTGGAACATTCGGCAGATGGGCGTCTTTGACCTGCCCGCGCTCGCGTCGCGGGTCCTGTGCGAGACGGGCTTCGAAAAGCTGGGCCTGATATGCCACTCGCAGGGCACGACGGAGACGTttgtcgccctcgccaaggagcagcggcCGGACCTAGGCGAGAAGCTGACCGTCTTCTGCGCGCTGGCTCCCGCGGCCTATGCGGGGCCTCTGATCGGTAAGGTGTACTTTAAGTTTATGCGGCTCATCTCGCCGGGCATGTTCAGGATGGTGTTTGGGATCCATTCCTTCATGCCCATCATGATGCAGATGCACGGACTGCTGCCCCCGCGCTTCTTCGGATGGATGGGCTACAAGGTCTTCTCGTACCTCTTCGACTGGACCGACACGCGCTGGGACCGCGGGCTGCGCGACCGCATGTTCCAGTTCGCGCCCGTGTACGTCAGCGCCGAGTCGATGCGCTGGTGGCTCGGCCGAGAGTGCTTCGCCAAGCACAAGTGCATCCTGGCGACCCAGGAGACcacgagggaggaggagcaggaggaggacgcgACGGACGCCtgcgaggacggcggccaggacgacagggcggcgccagcggcagcgacaacgGAGTCTCCTGAATCCCAGCAAACCGCCGACTCGcagcccgtcggcggcaacggcgacacGGCGTGGTACAACGAGCAGGTGCCGCCGTTTGCGCTCTGGGTCTGCGGCAACGACCGGCTCGTGGACGGCCGGAGGCTGCTCCGGCGGTTCCGCAACGCACGGCGGGAGCCGCACGTCCGGCTCGTGCACAGCAAAGTGGTGGACGAGtacgagcacctcgacgtcCTCTGGGCCATGGACGCGCCGGACCGCGTCTTCACCGAGATCCGCCGGGTGCTCTGGGAGACGTGCCACGCGCGCGACGTCTGCCGCGTGCCCGTGGGCtgcgaggcggtggcggcgtggcgtcggcgcccggAGTCATCATCGGGCACGGAGGgcgggccgacggcgacccgTAGCAAGGAGGGGGCATAG